In a genomic window of Rhinolophus ferrumequinum isolate MPI-CBG mRhiFer1 chromosome 2, mRhiFer1_v1.p, whole genome shotgun sequence:
- the NRIP1 gene encoding nuclear receptor-interacting protein 1: MTHGDELGSDVHQDSIVLTYLEGLLMHQAAEGSGTAVDKKSAGRNEEDQNCNISGNAFPTCPSNGPVLNTHAYQGSGMLHLKKARLLQSSEDWNAAKRKRLSDSIVNLNVKKEALLAGMVDSVPKGKQDSTLLASLLQSFSSRLQTVALSQQIRQSLKEQGYALSHDSLKVEKDLRCYGVASSHLKTLLKKSKAKDQKPDTNLPDVTKNLIRDRFVESPHHGGQSGTKVMSEPLSCAARLQAVASMVEKRASPATSPKPSVACSQLALLLSSEAHLQQYSREHALKTQNANQAASERLAAMARLQENGQKDVGNFQLSKGIPSHLNGQARTPSSKLMASKSTFQNPMGIVPPSPKNAGYKNSQERNNIKQAANNSLLLHLLKSQTIPKPMNGHSHSERGSIFEDSSTPTTIDEYSDNNPSFTDDSSGDESSYSNCVPIDLSCKHRTEKPEPSQPVSLDNLTQSLLNTWDPKVPDVDIKEDQDTSKNSKLNSHQKVTLLQLLLGHKNDEAVERNSSPQEVQSDVTKFSTQAYARTSVIESPSTHRATPVSTPPLLASTQADSPINLSQHSLVIKWNSSPYTCGTQPDKPTNTVSNHLVDLTKSKELQGEKPVQNEGAQNSATFSASKLLQNLAQCGMQSSASGEEQRPGKQLLSVNTDKPIGMIDRLSSPLLSNKTNAVEENKAFSSQVTASEPRLSGSEIENLLERRTVLQLLLGNPNKGKSEKKEKIPLRDESTQEHTDRALSEQILMVKIKSEPCEDLHIHNTDVHLSRDAKGAPFLGVAPPVQRSAAALPAPEDLKSEPVSPQDFSFSKNGLLSRLLRQNQESYLADDLDNSHRNSELTLLESKNLCMVPKKRKLYAEPLENPLKKMKNNIVDAASSPSAPEVLYGSLVNQQELKLSRNDLEFKYPASHGSASESEHRSWARESKSFNVLKQLLLSESCVRDLSQPRSNSVVESKKKGHKNNVTNSKPEFSISSLSGLMYSSTQPNSCMESRTFPYPGVVKTPVSPPFPPEQHLGIAGSRAECGLLNGCPMPSEKGPIKWVITDVDKNEYEKDSPRLTKTNPILYYMLQKGGNSVTSRETQDKNIWREPSSAESVSQVTVKEELLPAAETKASFFNLRSPGNSHMGNNASCPHSTNGDVYGLLGNVLTIKKESE; the protein is encoded by the coding sequence ATGACTCATGGAGACGAGCTTGGCTCTGATGTGCACCAGGATTCTATTGTTTTAACTTACCTAGAAGGATTACTAATGCATCAGGCAGCAGAGGGATCAGGTACTGCCGTCGACAAAAAGTCTGCTGGGCGTAATGAAGAAGATCAGAACTGTAACATTTCTGGTAATGCCTTTCCCACCTGTCCAAGTAATGGTCCAGTTCTCAACACTCATGCATATCAGGGATCTGGCATGCTGCATCTCAAAAAAGCCAGACTGTTGCAGTCTTCTGAGGACTGGAACGCGGCAAAGCGGAAGAGGCTGTCTGACTCCATCGTAAATCTAAACGTCAAGAAGGAAGCTTTGCTTGCTGGGATGGTGGACAGTGTGCCCAAAGGCAAGCAGGACAGCACGTTGCTGGCCTCTCTGCTTCAGTCGTTCAGCTCGAGGCTGCAGACTGTTGCTCTGTCACAACAAATTAGACAGAGCCTCAAGGAGCAAGGATATGCCCTCAGCCACGATTCTTTAAAAGTGGAGAAAGATTTAAGGTGCTACGGTGTTGCATCAAGTCACTTAAAAACTTTGTTGAAGAAAAGTAAAGCTAAAGATCAAAAGCCTGATACCAATCTCCCTGACGTGACTAAGAACCTCATCAGAGATAGGTTTGTAGAGTCACCTCATCATGGTGGACAGAGTGGGACAAAGGTCATGAGTGAACCCTTGTCGTGTGCTGCAAGATTACAGGCTGTTGCAAGCATGGTGGAAAAAAGGGCTAGTCCTGCCACTTCACCGAAACCCAGTGTCGCTTGTAGTCAACTAGCATTACTCCTTTCCAGCGAAGCCCATTTACAGCAGTATTCTCGGGAACatgctttaaaaacacaaaatgcaaacCAAGCGGCAAGTGAAAGACTTGCTGCTATGGCCAGATTACAAGAAAATGGCCAGAAGGATGTCGGCAATTTCCAGCTCTCAAAAGGAATACCAAGCCATCTTAATGGTCAAGCCAGAACCCCATCAAGCAAATTAATGGCCAGCAAAAGTACATTTCAAAATCCAATGGGTATCgttcctccttcccccaaaaaTGCAGGCTATAAGAACTCACAggaaagaaacaatataaaacaagCTGCTAATAATAGTTTGCTTTTACATCTTCTTAAAAGCCAGACCATACCTAAGCCAATGAATGGACACAGTCACAGTGAAAGAGGAAGCATTTTTGAGGATAGCAGTACACCCACAACTATTGATGAATACTCAGATAACAATCCTAGTTTTACTGACGATAGCAGTGGTGATGAAAGTTCTTACTCCAACTGTGTTCCCATAGACTTGTCTTGCAAACACCGAACTGAAAAACCAGAACCCAGCCAACCTGTTTCTCTGGATAACTTAACTCAATCCTTACTCAACACTTGGGATCCCAAAGTCCCTGACGTAGATATCAAAGAAGATCAAGATACCTCAAAGAATTCTAAGCTCAATTCACACCAGAAAGTAACCCTTCTTCAACTGCTGCTTGGCCATAAGAACGATGAAGCTGTAGAAAGAAACAGCAGCCCTCAGGAAGTACAGAGTGATGTGACAAAGTTCAGCACCCAGGCTTACGCAAGGACTTCTGTCATAGAGAGCCCCAGCACACACAGGGCTACCCCAGTGAGCACTCCACCGCTGCTCGCCTCCACCCAAGCCGACTCTCCCATCAACCTCTCCCAGCACTCTCTGGTCATCAAATGGAATTCCTCTCCATACACCTGTGGCACTCAGCCTGACAAGCCAACGAATACCGTCTCTAACCACTTGGTGGACCTTACAAAAAGCAAAGAATTGCAAGGAGAGAAACCGGTCCAAAATGAAGGCGCACAAAACTCTGCAACCTTCAGTGCCAGTAAACTGTTACAAAATTTAGCGCAGTGTGGAATGCAGTCTTCCGCTTCAGGGGAAGAGCAGAGACCCGGTAAACAGCTGCTGAGTGTAAATACGGATAAACCCATAGGTATGATCGATAGATTAAGTAGCCCCCTGCtctcaaataaaacaaatgcagttgaagaaaataaagcattcagtAGTCAAGTGACAGCTTCTGAACCAAGACTTTCTGGTTCCGAAATAGAAAATCTGCTGGAAAGGCGCACTGTCCTCCAGTTGCTTCTGGGAAATCCCAATAAAGGGAagagtgagaagaaagagaaaattccttTAAGAGATGAAAGTACTCAGGAACATACCGATAGAGCTTTAAGTGAACAGATCTtgatggtaaaaataaaatctgagccTTGTGAGGACTTACATATCCATAATACAGACGTGCACTTGAGCCGCGATGCGAAGGGCGCCCCTTTCTTAGGTGTGGCTCCTCCCGTGCAGAGAAGCGCAGCTGCCTTACCAGCGCCCGAGGACTTGAAGTCGGAGCCCGTTTCACCtcaggatttttctttctcaaagaatGGTCTGTTAAGTCGATTGCTGAGGCAAAATCAAGAGAGTTACCTGGCAGATGATCTGGACAACAGTCACAGGAATAGTGAACTGACACTCTTAGAATCAAAGAATCTTTGTATGGTCCCTAAGAAAAGGAAGCTTTATGCTGAGCCACTAGAAAATCCacttaaaaagatgaaaaataacataGTCGATGCTGCAAGCAGTCCCAGCGCTCCAGAGGTCCTGTATGGGTCCTTGGTTAACCAGCAAGAGCTGAAACTGAGCAGAAATGATCTTGAATTTAAATATCCAGCCAGTCATGGTTCAGCCAGTGAAAGTGAGCATAGAAGCTGGGCCAGAGAGAGCAAAAGCTTCAATGTTCTGAAACAGCTGCTTCTCTCAGAAAGCTGTGTGAGAGATTTATCCCAGCCCAGGAGTAACTCTGTCGTTGAGAGTAAAAAGAAAGGACACAAAAATAATGTGACCAATAGCAAACCTGAGTTCAGCATTTCTTCTTTGAGTGGCCTGATGTACAGTTCCACTCAGCCCAACAGCTGCATGGAGAGCAGGACATTTCCATACCCAGGAGTGGTAAAAACTCCCGTGagtcctccttttcctcctgagCAGCACTTGGGCATTGCGGGGTCTAGAGCAGAATGTGGGCTTTTGAATGGGTGTCCCATGCCCAGTGAGAAGGGACCCATTAAGTGGGTCATAACAGATGTGGATAAGAATGAGTATGAAAAAGACTCTCCGAGACTGACCAAAACTAACCCGATACTGTATTACATGCTCCAGAAAGGAGGCAATTCTGTTACCAGCCGAGAAACACAGGACAAGAACATTTGGAGGGAGCCTTCATCTGCTGAAAGTGTCTCACAGGTTACAGTCAAAGAAGAGTTACTTCCTGCTGCAGAAACTAAAGCTTCTTTCTTTAACTTAAGAAGCCCTGGTAATAGCCATATGGGAAATAATGCCTCTTGCCCACACAGCACAAATGGAGACGTTTATGGACTTCTGGGAAACGtactaacaataaaaaaagaatcagaataa